A window of Bacteroidota bacterium contains these coding sequences:
- a CDS encoding cold shock domain-containing protein, protein MARSQETWNKKEIAKKKEKKRKDKETKKLEKKDNPKESSSLDNMLAYVDEYGNITSTPPDPSKRRVIKKEDIEIGVPKREIEIEELVRNGVVTHFNDSKGYGFIKDLKTQESVFVHVNGLIDEVKENDKVTFEVKLEKKGLTAVAVKKAV, encoded by the coding sequence ATGGCCAGATCACAAGAAACATGGAATAAAAAAGAAATAGCGAAGAAAAAAGAGAAGAAGAGAAAAGACAAAGAGACAAAAAAACTGGAAAAGAAAGACAATCCAAAAGAGAGTAGCTCTCTTGATAATATGCTTGCTTATGTTGATGAATATGGAAACATAACCTCAACCCCCCCAGATCCAAGCAAACGCAGAGTAATTAAAAAAGAAGACATAGAAATAGGTGTTCCAAAGCGCGAAATAGAAATAGAAGAACTTGTTAGAAACGGAGTGGTTACGCATTTCAATGATTCCAAAGGTTATGGTTTTATAAAGGATCTAAAGACCCAGGAAAGCGTGTTTGTTCATGTGAATGGTTTGATAGACGAGGTAAAAGAAAATGACAAGGTGACCTTTGAGGTTAAATTGGAAAAAAAGGGACTCACTGCTGTAGCGGTTAAAAAAGCGGTTTAA